One segment of Engraulis encrasicolus isolate BLACKSEA-1 chromosome 7, IST_EnEncr_1.0, whole genome shotgun sequence DNA contains the following:
- the LOC134452037 gene encoding adenine phosphoribosyltransferase-like isoform X2 has protein sequence MRKHKSFRDICPLLKDPKALAAVIDLFEEYVRENHKDVEVIVGMDARGFLFGPLLAQRLGIGFALVRKRGKLPGPTVSVAYDLDYGKAEAEIQEDAVAPGQKVLLIDDLLATGGTLNAACELMKKQQAVVIGCLVVVGCPEGADKLKPHTVFYLVEL, from the exons ATgcgaaaacacaagtcattcag AGACATTTGTCCACTACTCAAGGACCCAAAGGCATTGGCTGCAGTAATTGACTTGTTTGAGGAATATGTCCGCGAAAACCACAAAGATGTTGAAGTAATCGTTG GTATGGATGCACGTGGGTTTCTATTCGGGCCCCTGCTGGCTCAAAGATTAGGAATTGGCTTTGCCCTGGTGAGGAAGAGGGGCAAGCTCCCAGGACCAACAGTCTCAGTAGCCTATGATCTGGATTACGGCAAG gctgaGGCAGAAATTCAGGAGGATGCTGTGGCTCCTGGACAGAAAGTCTTACTCATCGATGACCTTCTGGCCACTGGAG GCACTCTTAACGCAGCGTGTGAGCTTATGAAGAAACAGCAAGCCGTTGTGATTGGCTGCTTGGTAGTAGTGGGGTGTCCAGAAGGAGCGGATAAGTTAAAGCCCCACACCGTGTTCTATTTGGTGGAATTGTAA
- the LOC134452037 gene encoding adenine phosphoribosyltransferase-like isoform X1 yields MADASREDKLKRIRESIRTFPDFPIKGIMFRDICPLLKDPKALAAVIDLFEEYVRENHKDVEVIVGMDARGFLFGPLLAQRLGIGFALVRKRGKLPGPTVSVAYDLDYGKAEAEIQEDAVAPGQKVLLIDDLLATGGTLNAACELMKKQQAVVIGCLVVVGCPEGADKLKPHTVFYLVEL; encoded by the exons ATGGCAGATGCCAGCAGAGAAGATAAACTAAAACGCATAAGGGAATCAATACGTACATTTCCTGACTTCCCAATCAAAGGAATTATGTTTCG AGACATTTGTCCACTACTCAAGGACCCAAAGGCATTGGCTGCAGTAATTGACTTGTTTGAGGAATATGTCCGCGAAAACCACAAAGATGTTGAAGTAATCGTTG GTATGGATGCACGTGGGTTTCTATTCGGGCCCCTGCTGGCTCAAAGATTAGGAATTGGCTTTGCCCTGGTGAGGAAGAGGGGCAAGCTCCCAGGACCAACAGTCTCAGTAGCCTATGATCTGGATTACGGCAAG gctgaGGCAGAAATTCAGGAGGATGCTGTGGCTCCTGGACAGAAAGTCTTACTCATCGATGACCTTCTGGCCACTGGAG GCACTCTTAACGCAGCGTGTGAGCTTATGAAGAAACAGCAAGCCGTTGTGATTGGCTGCTTGGTAGTAGTGGGGTGTCCAGAAGGAGCGGATAAGTTAAAGCCCCACACCGTGTTCTATTTGGTGGAATTGTAA